AAAATGCTGTGCCACGCCCCATTGACAACCTTCTGCGCTACCTCGGTTTGTTCCCGGTGCGTTGCGTCAACTGCTGGCGGCACTATTATTGGTTTGGACCTTCCGTCAGGGTATAGATCGTAACAATGGCACTGAACTACACCGTAGTGGCACAAGGCATTGATGAGGTGCGCGACCTCTCCAACTCTCCCTCGGTCAGCCTGTGGAACTACCTGCAGGCCACCGGGCAGGAGACACTGCTGCGCACCATCAGCATCTACGGCGAAAGCGGCAGCACCCGTGAACAGGTGCGCCTGCTTTACATGAACGCGGACGCCCTGCGCATCTGGCGCGAGATGGGCAAACAGCCCACCATCATTGGCGAGATGCGCCGCCCGTCGCGGACGTCGGTCATGGTCTTTGGCGTGCCGTACAGCGAATAGCAAAAGGCCCGCCGAAGCGGGCCTTTTCGCTGATTTCAACAAGACTACGCGCGTGACATGTACGTACCTTCGGCCGTATCCACGCGGACCTTTTCACCCTCGTTGATGAACGGCGGAACCTGGATCACCAGGCCGGTCTCGGTCTTGGCGGGCTTGGTCACCGACGATGCCGTGGCCGACTTGATGCCCGGCTCGGTCTCGACGATAGTCATCTCCACTACGCCGGGCAGGTCGATACCAACAGCCTTGCCGTCGTAGAAGCTGACGGAGATATTCAGGTTGGGCAGCAGGTAGTCTACGGCATCGCCCAGCGTGTCGCGGGTCAGCATGGTCTGCTCGTAGGTGGTCGTGTCCATGAAGTAGTAGTCGTCGCCGTCGTTGTACAGGTAGTCCATGGAGATCTCGTCTACGATGACGCGTTCAATCGCGTCGCCGGAACGGAAGCGGTGCTCGAACATCGCATTCGAGGACAGGTTGCGCAGCTTGGCCTGGATGAAGGCGCGCAGGTTGCCCGGCGTGCGGTGCTCCACGGCAAAGACCATGTGCAGCTTGTCGTTATGCTTGATGATCATGCCGGGGCGCATCTGAGTGGCGGGAATCGCCATGGTGTGTCTCCTGAAATTGTTGGTGGGTTTCCGCGCCGCAAAGGGCCGGATCTGGCAGGGCGTCAGCACTGCACGGTTGAACCTCTTCGATTGTAGCTCAGCGCCCCTCCGGGCCGCTTACAGGGCCACGGGGGCAAATCCGGCGAACATCTGGCTCGATTCTGGAAGCTGGTTCAACGGAACCACCTCGCAGCAGGCCCAATATCGCTCCCACAGCGCCATCACCCGCGGATTCGCGTGCGCCTTCTCAATCGCTCCGGCCTCCCACTCGAAGACCTCGAGAAGGGTGCCGTCCGCGGCGCGGCACACGACGGCTTCGCGGTCCGTTGCCAACCCCTCTGTACGCAGCAGCGGCAGGTGCTCCCGCGTCAGCTGCAGCAGGTCTTCCTCTTTCCCAGGCTTCGGGCGGTACGCGACGATCACAACACTGCGGCCTTGCACGGCATTCATGGCCAGAAGCGTAGCACAGCGCTACAGCAGATCATCACTCGAAATCAGGTGAACGCCCAGCTCCACCATGGTCTGCTTCGCTGCGGCTTTTGACCCATGCAGATCAATCGCGCGGCATGCATCCTCAATCACATACGCCTCAAAGCCCTGCGCCACGGCATCCACCGCCGAGTAGAAGACGCAGTAGTCATACGCCAGCCCGCAGAAGAACAGCCGCCCCAGTCCGCGCTCGCGCAGCGCTCCGGCAAGCCCTGTCGGCGTTGCATGATCGTTGTCCAGAAACGCCGAGTAGGAATCCACCTGAGGGTTATACCCCTTGCGCACCATCAGTTCCGCCCGCGTGGTCTCAAGCCCCGGGTGAAACGCTGCCCCTGTGCTGGCCTGCACACAATGATCCGGCCACAGTACCTGCGGGCCATAGCCCAGCTGGATCAACTCAAACGGCTGTTTATCCGGGTGCGCACTGGCAAAGGAGATATGCCCGGCCGGGTGCCAGTCCTGCGTCAGAACCACGTGCCGGAACTGCTGCTGCAACCGGTTGACCAGTGGAACGATCGTATCGCCGTCGTTGACCGCCAGCGCACCGCCGGGGCAAAAGTCATTCTGCAGGTCGATGACAATCAGCGTATCGGTCGGCTTCAGCGCAAGGCCCATAGCTTATTCGTACACTAAGAGATATGTCCGCACCTACAGCCGAAGCCCGCGTTCGCGTCCGCTACGCCGAGACCGATCAGATGGGCGTGGTCTATCACGCAAATTACGTTGTCTGGTTCGAAGTGGGTCGCGTCGAGCTGCTCCGTTCTCTCGGCCTCCCCTATAAACAGCTTGAGGAAGAAGGGATTCTCATCGCAGTCGTCGAGGTCAATGCCCGCTATAAGCGTCCCGCCCGGTACGACGACGAGATCGCTATCCGCACGACGGTGAAGCAGGTGCGCGGCGGTTCCATCATCCGCATCGGCTACCAGGTCGTCCGTGTCTGCGACGAGGAACTGCTTTGCGAAGGCGAGACGGTCCACGTCGTTATCGACCGCGAGTTCAAGAAATCCCGCCTGCCTGACCACTATGCCGCCCGCATGGCGGGTGAAATGGCTGGCGAATAATCCGCCTGCAGGCATAGAAAAGCCCGGCAGGCCGCCGGGCTTTTCTCCTGTTTCTGACGGGATTTACTTCCCCTGTACGCCCCAGCGGTACAGGACACCCATGTTGAAGCCCATGTTGTTCTGCAGCTTGGAGCCGAAGGTGGTCGCCTCATAGGCAGGAGCGATACGGAAGGCCAGGTTCGGGTAGAAGCTGTACTCCAGGTTTGCACCCACGGAGAAGGCGCCGGTGTTGCTGGTCTTCCACATTCCCAGCGCGTCGGCCGGAATGCCCTTCGATCCGCCGTCAAAGTTGCCCATCGCCAGACCGCCCAGGGCGTTTACGCTCGCGCTGAAGCGCTCCTTACGGTAGAAGCGATACTGCGGTCCTCCCATAAAGGTGTAGTGCGTAATCAGCGGGTTCCACACGTTGTAGGGATTGTTGTTCGTCTTGGCGTTGCCATAGTGGCCGCGCACGTCGGCAACCACCGCCCAGCGCGGATTCAGGTAGTAGTTCCCGGCAACATTCCACGTAACCTCGTTGTTGCGCTGCAAAAACTCGCCCGAGCGGAAGCGCAGGTAACCCACGCCGCCAAACAGCTCGTACTTGTGAGAGTAGGTCTCTTCAATCGTCTTCGCGATACGCGCCCTGCGCGTCGCATTCAGGCGCCGCTGACGGCGGTCCTGCTGCTGCGCTTCGCCCTGAAAAGCCGTTCCCACCAGCGCGGCCATTGCCAGCGCGCACACCATCCGCTTCAAACCGAACATCAAACGATACCCCTGCAGCCTTCTTGCTCTGTTAGTTTCAAACCAGTAGCGCCAGCGCAAACGGCGCACTCTTTTATTAGAACATCCCCGGCGCGGAATTCATGGCCAAACGATCCAGCAAAGGCTCCTCCAAATCTTCTTCCGGCTCTGGCAAGCTGCTGCTCGGCGCTGTGCTCGGCGCCGGCATGGCCGCTACAGCCGGCTACCTGTACCTGCATCCAGAGGCCCTGCGCGGCGTCCGGAACTCCTCCGGCATCCGTGGCAGCTACCCCGGGTCCGAGCCCGGAGCAGAGCCGGCGGAACCCAGGATTTCGCAGGCAGCACCCGCGCCAAAGCCTCAGCCGCCAGTTCAGCCGGCTCCCGCTGCACCGCTTGAGGTCGCTCCGCCCAGCAAAACCGCTCTCGCCGCGGGGCAGGCACCTTTTGCTGCCAGTGAAGAGGTCTTTGAAGCCGCCGCACCTCTCTACCGCAAGCAGTGCGCTGCCTGCCATGGCTCACCCAGCGGTAAGCCGCGCAAGGGCAATGCGCCGCAGTTCTGGGGCCAGCACGCACCCAGCCTCGGCCATAAGACTCCCTCGGCGATCTACACCGCCATCGCCAAGGGAAGCCCGAATGCCAGTGGACACGCCTTTGCCGGCAAGCTCACCAGCCAGCAGATCTGGCAGCTGACCCTGCTGCTGCAGCAGGCAGGCGACGATCTTCCAGACCCGGTCCGCAACCTGATGGGCGACTGACACAATCAGAACGCATAAAAAAGCCCCACCTCTTTTTGTAGAGGTGGGGCTTTTTGCGGTTTCCGCGATTACGGCAGCGTGTAGGTCACGCCGGTCACAAACTGGAAGGTGTTCTTCTTGAAGCCCGGCGACGGGTTGTTCAGGAAGTTGTCGCTGGCCGAGACGCTCATGCTCAGCCGCTTGAAGACTGGCATCGTCAGGCCCGTGGCAAAGTTCGCCGAGTAGGCCTGGACATTATTGAAGGCCGGCAACACCTGCAGCGACTGGGTGAAGACCACCGCGCGCGGCAGGTTACGCTTGTAGGCTTCGCCAATCGAAGCGCCAATCAGGTTCAGATTGCTGGAGGCGCTTTCAAACTGCTGCTTCTCGTAGTTGATGCTGCCCTTCACATCCAGTTGCTGCTTGGCGGTTGAGATCGGTGTCCAACCCATGCCGGCACCGTAGATCTGCTGCAGGTCCAGACCGGAAGAGTAGTTGTGGTCAAACGCTACCGTTCCCAGGTAGTAGAACCGCTGCGAGACATACTGGTCGCGTTCCAGATCGGTGTGGAAGATGCTGGTCTTGACCACCGAGTCCGGCGTCGGAGGATTGGTCTGCGGAATCACCGGCGTTGTCAGCTTGCCGTAGGTCTCTGTCAGGTTGAACAGCGTGCGGTTGCGCGTCTTTAGGTAGGCCACCGTCGGAATCGATCGCGACAGGCTGATGCCGCTGGTAAAAGTGCCGCCATGCTGCGTGCTCTGGACAAACGATGCTCCCGCCGTCAGCGTGCCCTTCCAGCCATACAGAGGTCCGGCCTTCTTTTCGAGCTCGCGGTCATAGGTCTGCTGGTCGATGATGTAGGCCAGGTTCTTGACCGGGATCGTCTCTACCTGCCCCATCGGCTGCAGCAGGGTCACGGAGTCGCCAACCACGTTCACCATGCCGGTCTGGGTGTTTTTCCTGTTCACCGGGGTGTCCTTCTTCAACAGGGCAAAGCTGCCGCTGGAACGCAACTCCTTGACCTTGCTCAGGGGAACGGTGACTTCGCCCACCACGTCGCTTTTGAAGACAACCGTATCGCCAATGCCGCGCACCAGCGTTCCGGTTAACTGGTCGCCGTTCTGAAAGACGATGACGTCCGGGGTGGGTTTCTCGTTGGGTTTGTCCTCAGCTACTACCGCTACCGGCGCCAGAGCCAGCAGCAACGCCAATCCGTGCACGCGCTTAAACAGAGACATGAACTCGCGATTTTCCTCTCAAAGATGGATTGATCTTGCGGTGTGCCACGGTGGCCAGGAGACGTATCCCATTCGCCACACCTGTAGGCTGTCTCATAAGATGATGTCATCTTTCCAGTTTTGAGACGAGGGCACCCAATACTCATGAAGTCAATCGTAACCATGATCCTCCGTATCCTTTCCCTCGTGGGCATCTCCAATCCTGAAGAGGCCCGGAAGCGGCGCGAGGCCAATGGCCCAAGCTGGCGCGATAAGCTTCCCGCAGAGAAAAAATAGCGCTCATGCTGCCAGGTCTTCCCCACGCACCCATCCGCACGGCCACCGTTTCCATGGTGATTGAGTACCTGGCGCTTGGTGTGGGAGCCTTCGCCGGAGCGCTCTCCGTGCGGCGCGACCAGCGCTACCACTATGACTGGATGGGCGTGCTCGGCCTCGGCCTGATCTCCGGCGTCGGAGGAGGCGTAACCCGCGATCTGATCCTGCAACAGGGCGTGCCGCTCTCCTTCGAACACCCCTCCTACCTGACCTGCGCCCTGGGCGGAGCGACGCTGGCGCTGTTCTTCGGCTCGGTTGTCGGGGTGCGGGTCCAGCGGTTCATCTTCATCATTGACGCCGTTTCGCTTGGCCTGTTCGCCGTCGCCGGCGCAACCCGCGCGCAGGATGCCGGTCTGGCTTTTCTGCCCTGTCTGCTGCTGGGCATCACCACCGCTGTCGGCGGCGGAGCCCTGCGCGATGTGTTCAGCGGACGTACCCCCGCCGTCTTCGAACGCGGTGAGCCGTACGCCATTGCCGCGACCGTTGCGGCGGCCACTTACCTGGGTGCGGAACGCTTTGGTCTGTCCACGGAGACCAGCTCAACGCTGGGCACCGTGACCGGCTTTCTGCTGCGTCTGCTGTCCAATGTATTTGGCTGGCGCACACCGTCTATGAGATTGAATCGTAAGGCTTAAGAGGGCCATGCAGGGCGATGGCAGGACCCCTTTCTTTTCTTCAAAGCTGCAACAAAACAAAGGCTTGCCAAACGTTATAGGGCAGGCATAGTATCCGTTTCGCAATCGGTTCAGTCCGCCTTTTAGTGGTCGAACCAGCTGCCAAACGTTTGTTGAGCTTTACCGCTACATACATAAAAACGGCTGCGGGAAGAATCCTTCATTCCCGACAGTTTTATGCGGAGAAAATATGTCTTGGTATGCCTACTGTATCGCTGAGCGCCAGGCTTTTCCGGAGCTTTCACGGCACCGCCGACCAATGCCCCTGGAAAACGTAAAGGGACTTTTTGGAAATCAGGTATTTTTGTTCCCGGCGAGTGATCTTGCCGTCCTGGTCTCTGAACATTCCGAAGAAGATGCAGCCCGTATCGACCAGCAGTGCCAGAAAGACCACGCCCGCGTGATCGCTGACTGCTTTAAACAGACGACGCTTCTGCCATTTCGTTTCAACACCACTTTTGCGGATGACGACGCTTTGCGCCGCTCCATCCGTTCCAACCATCGCCACTTTGCCGCTAACATGGAGCGTTTCCAGGGCAAGGCAGAGATGCATCTGAAGGTGCTGGTCGACGACGTCGAAGGCGCTTCCAAGCTGCAGGTCTGCTGCGCCGGCAAGGAATATCTGGCGGGTCTGCGTGAGCAGGCCGGTCGTCAGAGAGAGCGTCAGGCTCGTGCCCGTGCTCTTTCGGTGCAGTTCAACCGCATGTTCCTGCCGCTGTCGGAGGAGATCTCCTGCAAGCGCCTGGATTCCGGTAAGCTGCTGATCGATATCGCCCACCTGATCGACCGCAAGTGTGTGGAGCGCTACCAGAACAAGTACGCCCAGGCCCTGCAGACAATGAAGGACTGCCAGTTCCAGCTCTCCGGACCCTGGCCGCCGTATCATTTCGTCCACAAGCCTGCGGCCAGTGGCCATACGCATACCGCCGTTCCGGCCCAGGTAGTAGCTGCCGCCGCGGCACGCGTTCCAACGACCGCTGTAAGTGCATAAACCGCGTCAAAACTCACGCAAAACCCGCCCTAAAGGCGGGTTTTTGCTGCTTAAAACAAGCAAAATTGACACGTTTTGCCGCACCCCATAGGCTGGGTTTACTCCAAACAGTCTGAAGGGGAACCACGGATGTCCCTGAACCGCAGAAGTCTTCTGAAGGGCGCGGGAGCCCTGCCGTTTGCTCTGCGCGGCCTGCCTGCGCTGGCCCAGCAGCGCGCCGCCAGCCCTTTGCCGCAGCTTACGTTTCCCACCAGCCTGCCGGACAAGGCATCCTTCCCGCAATTCCGTGAGACCGCATACCTGGACGGAGCGGCGCAGCACGCGCGGCCTGCCGGAGCAAATGTGCTGATCCGCCATGCGGCGTCGTTTGAGGCCGGGGACCCGGACGGCTTCCGGCCGGACCAGAACCGAATCCGCGCCAACTTTGCGAAGCTGGTGAACGCCGATGTCTCTGAAATCGTGATGGTTCCCAGCACGCAGGCGGGCGAGAGCTTTATCGCCAGTGCCGTGGGGCTGCACGAAAAAGGCGCGCATGTGGTCAGCGATTACCTGCATTTTGTGGGATCGCAGGAGATGTACACCGACATGTCCCGCCGCGGGCTGGAGGTGACCTGGGTCAAAATCAAGGACAACCGCATTCCGCTGGAAGACCTGGACCGCGCCATCATCAAGG
Above is a genomic segment from Terriglobus tenax containing:
- a CDS encoding trimeric intracellular cation channel family protein; protein product: MLPGLPHAPIRTATVSMVIEYLALGVGAFAGALSVRRDQRYHYDWMGVLGLGLISGVGGGVTRDLILQQGVPLSFEHPSYLTCALGGATLALFFGSVVGVRVQRFIFIIDAVSLGLFAVAGATRAQDAGLAFLPCLLLGITTAVGGGALRDVFSGRTPAVFERGEPYAIAATVAAATYLGAERFGLSTETSSTLGTVTGFLLRLLSNVFGWRTPSMRLNRKA
- a CDS encoding c-type cytochrome, whose product is MAKRSSKGSSKSSSGSGKLLLGAVLGAGMAATAGYLYLHPEALRGVRNSSGIRGSYPGSEPGAEPAEPRISQAAPAPKPQPPVQPAPAAPLEVAPPSKTALAAGQAPFAASEEVFEAAAPLYRKQCAACHGSPSGKPRKGNAPQFWGQHAPSLGHKTPSAIYTAIAKGSPNASGHAFAGKLTSQQIWQLTLLLQQAGDDLPDPVRNLMGD
- a CDS encoding porin family protein, whose amino-acid sequence is MFGLKRMVCALAMAALVGTAFQGEAQQQDRRQRRLNATRRARIAKTIEETYSHKYELFGGVGYLRFRSGEFLQRNNEVTWNVAGNYYLNPRWAVVADVRGHYGNAKTNNNPYNVWNPLITHYTFMGGPQYRFYRKERFSASVNALGGLAMGNFDGGSKGIPADALGMWKTSNTGAFSVGANLEYSFYPNLAFRIAPAYEATTFGSKLQNNMGFNMGVLYRWGVQGK
- the pncA gene encoding bifunctional nicotinamidase/pyrazinamidase — its product is MGLALKPTDTLIVIDLQNDFCPGGALAVNDGDTIVPLVNRLQQQFRHVVLTQDWHPAGHISFASAHPDKQPFELIQLGYGPQVLWPDHCVQASTGAAFHPGLETTRAELMVRKGYNPQVDSYSAFLDNDHATPTGLAGALRERGLGRLFFCGLAYDYCVFYSAVDAVAQGFEAYVIEDACRAIDLHGSKAAAKQTMVELGVHLISSDDLL
- a CDS encoding DUF481 domain-containing protein, yielding MSLFKRVHGLALLLALAPVAVVAEDKPNEKPTPDVIVFQNGDQLTGTLVRGIGDTVVFKSDVVGEVTVPLSKVKELRSSGSFALLKKDTPVNRKNTQTGMVNVVGDSVTLLQPMGQVETIPVKNLAYIIDQQTYDRELEKKAGPLYGWKGTLTAGASFVQSTQHGGTFTSGISLSRSIPTVAYLKTRNRTLFNLTETYGKLTTPVIPQTNPPTPDSVVKTSIFHTDLERDQYVSQRFYYLGTVAFDHNYSSGLDLQQIYGAGMGWTPISTAKQQLDVKGSINYEKQQFESASSNLNLIGASIGEAYKRNLPRAVVFTQSLQVLPAFNNVQAYSANFATGLTMPVFKRLSMSVSASDNFLNNPSPGFKKNTFQFVTGVTYTLP
- the efp gene encoding elongation factor P, which produces MAIPATQMRPGMIIKHNDKLHMVFAVEHRTPGNLRAFIQAKLRNLSSNAMFEHRFRSGDAIERVIVDEISMDYLYNDGDDYYFMDTTTYEQTMLTRDTLGDAVDYLLPNLNISVSFYDGKAVGIDLPGVVEMTIVETEPGIKSATASSVTKPAKTETGLVIQVPPFINEGEKVRVDTAEGTYMSRA
- a CDS encoding GvpL/GvpF family gas vesicle protein: MSWYAYCIAERQAFPELSRHRRPMPLENVKGLFGNQVFLFPASDLAVLVSEHSEEDAARIDQQCQKDHARVIADCFKQTTLLPFRFNTTFADDDALRRSIRSNHRHFAANMERFQGKAEMHLKVLVDDVEGASKLQVCCAGKEYLAGLREQAGRQRERQARARALSVQFNRMFLPLSEEISCKRLDSGKLLIDIAHLIDRKCVERYQNKYAQALQTMKDCQFQLSGPWPPYHFVHKPAASGHTHTAVPAQVVAAAAARVPTTAVSA
- a CDS encoding acyl-CoA thioesterase, whose protein sequence is MSAPTAEARVRVRYAETDQMGVVYHANYVVWFEVGRVELLRSLGLPYKQLEEEGILIAVVEVNARYKRPARYDDEIAIRTTVKQVRGGSIIRIGYQVVRVCDEELLCEGETVHVVIDREFKKSRLPDHYAARMAGEMAGE